The genomic DNA CATCCTAAGAAAGTACTGCAATTGGCTTACTACACGCTCTTTTCTATGGGACAGATGGCGCGCCGCTTTATCAAAAATGATGAACTCTTACGCTTCATTGATATTGAGTGCGAATCATGGGCACTGCAAGATGCCAGTGCCACGCCGTTTGTCAATGCTGGTATTTGTCTTGCCGATCGACATCATGGCGGCATCAATTATCCAGTAGGTAGTTCGGGCGCTATTGCAAAAGCCTTGGTTGAGGGCATTCAAAAATTCGGCGGTAAGGTGCGTTTTGCAACACCCGTCGAAGAAATTCTCGTCAAAAATGGTAAAGCTATCGGCGTACGACTCCAAAATGGTGAAATCCACTATGCTACCGCCATCGTCAGCAATGCCACCATCTGGGATACCTTCGGAACCCTCATTAAAGATGAGCGCTATAAAGTCGACGAAAACAAGTTTGAGATTTCACCAAGTTGGTTTCAACTTCACTTAGGCGTCGATGCACGCGTATTCCCCGAAGGCTTCCATGTGCACCACATCATTGTCGAAGACTGGCGCGCCTACCGCAAACTGGGAGGCACGATTCGGCTCTCGGTACCCTCGCTGTTGGATAGAACCTGCGCACCTGAAGGAAAACATGTAGTGCATGCCTTCACCACTAGTGAAGCGGCGCTGTGGCGCAAACGCTATCCAAAAGATGAAGACTACGAAGCGCAAAAAGCCCGTGAAGCAGAAAAACTCATTGCGCGCCTTGAGCAGATTTTACCGAATCTCTCTTCCGCAATTGAACTGCAATACATCGCAACGCCGCTCACACACAAACGCTATCTCAATCGTTACTTGGGCTCGTATGGTCCACTGCTCAAAAAAGGACAAATTATCTTACAAAAACCGCAAAATTCTACGCCAATAAAAAATCTCTATGCCGTAGGCGATAGCTGTTTTCCTGGACAAGGTGTGATTGCCGTAACCTATTCGGGCGTATCGTGCGCGCAGCTGTTGTGCAAAAAGTTCGGCAAAAAATTTGAATACCTCTGAACCTACTTCACCGAAAAGTGTTGAACCGGCACCTTGGCCTAAATTCTGCTGAGCATGTGATACGCTGGACAATGTGCATCACCTTACTGAGCCTGAGACTAATCTTGCCAGAGCATAGCCCTGCGCAGCCTTACTCTATGGTCAATACCCCGCTGCGTCAAATGACCTTTGAGACCAGCTACGGCTTTGCAAACACTTCGCTCCCTGGGTTTGGGCAACCGATTGCCTCAACACTGCATCTAGAAGCGATGTTTGGTATCAAACGCTATCTTTTTTCAAGACACAGTCAGGCACTTGTCGATTACGCCCATCCGCATGCGTTTGCAAGCTACTACACCGTGCTGACTGCCCCAGCAGAAACCGGTATCGGAGCAAAAACTGTAAGCATGAATTTATTCCGAATCGGGCTCGGCATTCGCGATGGCATCGGCTACCGTTTGGAAAATATGGCAATCACGCCAACCATCAACAGTGCGATGCTGCTTGCACGCCCAGCGTTTTCTCGCTTACCGCAAGACCCAGACAGCGCCAGTCGCGCCGAGCGCTTTAGCGCGCTGCATTTCGGGACACTAACCGCCGCCGGAGTGGATGTTCAAGCTGCTTCCACATTTGCCATCAACTTTAGCTACGATTGGATGCTGCTTTTTCCGAGATTTATGCCTTGGCAATTTATTGGCAGTCACATCTTGCAGTGGGGATTGCAAATCGGAGCCGGCTATTTTATCGATGCAGTCTTTGGCGCAGGGCCGCAACTTTTGCCCGTGGCGCACTTTCTTATCAAAAATGCCCTCAACTTTGCCCTCTATGCCCTGCGCCTAAACCGAATGCACTTTCCATTCGAGAGCGAACCGCCACTGAGCGTGCAAACCTTTAAGATTGGCATCTCGTTTTACATCGGTCCAAAAATTCTCGATTGAGCACTTAATCCCATTTGAGTTTGCCTGCTGCCGATATGCCAGCAAGCCAGCCAGTAGAATAGGCAGCTTGCAAATTAAATCCACCAATTTCACCAGCCAGATCCAGCGCTTCACCAACTACATAGAAGTTCGGCACAATGCGCGATTCCATTGTCTTCGGATTGATGTCGCTGAGTGCAACCCCGCCTGCTGATACTTCACCGCGCTCAATCGGCACCTCCTTGAC from [Chlorobium] sp. 445 includes the following:
- a CDS encoding amine oxidase encodes the protein MSQSADVVVVGAGIGGLTVAALMQHAGFQTLTFEQHTVAGGSASMFRKKGYTFDAGASMFYGFGTNEQSGSLNLHTRIFERLGVSIKTLPDPVQIHYHLPNGFEVAAHYEREKFLAELIERFPQEAKGIRAFYDELEKVFRIISAFPAGSLEDAGHLTRLALKHPKKVLQLAYYTLFSMGQMARRFIKNDELLRFIDIECESWALQDASATPFVNAGICLADRHHGGINYPVGSSGAIAKALVEGIQKFGGKVRFATPVEEILVKNGKAIGVRLQNGEIHYATAIVSNATIWDTFGTLIKDERYKVDENKFEISPSWFQLHLGVDARVFPEGFHVHHIIVEDWRAYRKLGGTIRLSVPSLLDRTCAPEGKHVVHAFTTSEAALWRKRYPKDEDYEAQKAREAEKLIARLEQILPNLSSAIELQYIATPLTHKRYLNRYLGSYGPLLKKGQIILQKPQNSTPIKNLYAVGDSCFPGQGVIAVTYSGVSCAQLLCKKFGKKFEYL